In Planctomycetaceae bacterium, a single genomic region encodes these proteins:
- a CDS encoding alpha-L-fucosidase yields MPLTDMPPYQYPPQPVSAANAANWQWMQAFYDREVSRPPEADETPDQALRRAAAVRPTPEKLAYLDMELITFPHFGMSTVSGHQQGTGKEDPRLFNPQAFDARQWVQFHQDIGAKMIVFVAKHHDGYALWPTRLNDYCIRSSPWRGGRGDMVAEIAGACREGGLKLGLYISLWDAHDSRCDNPRKGPEHMTPAQREAYQAYVEQQLIETLVPYGEITELWFDGAGTNGAEDWNRIYEIIHRLQPRCLVAMCGFGARWCGNESAVGDVVNWNTLPLLPQLRSHQWVPFHYEQLISKNLPTITDDIQQLRNQELFFIPQEGDTRVLCGGWHWDGRGEPRSLECLIDIYYASIGSGAVLILSPSPDPRGEFNDLQRERLGQWRRWIEDSFSDNLLRGATLTLSGAAEDYDSQDILRTQRDRPWFATQTTDLSLVAEFSQPRTFNNLLVEEHLADGQRIAAFVLDAWQEGRWTSVVQGRTVGHKRILPFSDITAEKVRLRILESRDAPALRFVGLYKALPYRQGKRTYTNADYRPALPDRPGLQRGLAWSFYEDANNGFLPYQEMFSNLPAPNVAPVATGFAAEAIQAFSSVAADRDRTQHFAMRLDGYFNAPARAVYTFKAAATSGCRLYIDRQPAIENDASAGAAATADVPLQAGLHALTVLAYFGSAGKAALSLEVEWPGNAGGDGFGWSSQQRLLPLLCGDGEQGRGVLD; encoded by the coding sequence ATGCCATTGACCGATATGCCCCCCTACCAGTATCCGCCCCAGCCGGTCTCTGCCGCCAACGCTGCGAACTGGCAGTGGATGCAGGCATTCTACGATCGAGAAGTCTCTCGCCCGCCCGAGGCCGACGAGACGCCGGACCAGGCTCTGCGGCGGGCGGCCGCGGTCAGGCCCACGCCGGAAAAACTTGCCTATCTCGACATGGAGCTCATCACCTTCCCGCACTTCGGCATGAGCACCGTGTCCGGCCATCAGCAGGGCACGGGCAAGGAAGACCCGCGGCTGTTCAACCCCCAGGCCTTCGACGCCCGCCAGTGGGTGCAGTTCCACCAGGACATCGGCGCCAAGATGATCGTCTTCGTCGCCAAGCACCACGATGGGTACGCCCTGTGGCCGACCCGGCTCAACGACTACTGCATCCGCAGCAGCCCCTGGCGCGGCGGGCGCGGGGACATGGTCGCCGAGATCGCCGGCGCCTGCCGCGAAGGCGGGCTCAAGCTCGGGCTCTACATCTCGCTCTGGGACGCCCACGACAGCCGCTGCGACAATCCGCGAAAAGGCCCCGAGCACATGACGCCCGCCCAGCGCGAGGCTTACCAGGCCTACGTCGAGCAGCAGCTCATCGAGACGCTCGTCCCCTACGGCGAGATCACCGAACTGTGGTTCGACGGCGCCGGCACCAACGGCGCGGAGGACTGGAACCGCATCTACGAGATCATCCATCGCCTTCAGCCGCGGTGCCTGGTCGCCATGTGCGGCTTCGGCGCGCGGTGGTGCGGCAACGAGTCGGCCGTCGGCGACGTGGTGAACTGGAACACCCTGCCCCTGCTGCCACAACTGCGCAGCCATCAGTGGGTGCCCTTCCACTACGAACAGTTGATCAGCAAGAACCTGCCGACCATCACCGATGACATCCAGCAACTCCGAAACCAGGAGCTGTTCTTCATCCCCCAGGAGGGCGACACGCGCGTGCTCTGCGGCGGCTGGCACTGGGATGGCCGCGGCGAGCCCCGCAGCCTCGAGTGCCTCATCGACATCTACTACGCGTCGATCGGCTCGGGAGCGGTGCTGATCCTGAGCCCCTCGCCGGACCCCCGAGGCGAGTTCAACGACCTCCAGCGGGAGCGCCTGGGCCAGTGGCGCCGGTGGATCGAGGATTCATTCAGCGACAACCTCCTCCGCGGCGCCACGCTCACCCTCAGCGGCGCAGCGGAAGATTACGACTCGCAAGACATCCTGCGCACCCAGCGCGACCGCCCCTGGTTCGCCACGCAGACAACGGACCTGTCGCTGGTGGCCGAGTTCTCCCAGCCGCGCACGTTCAACAACCTCCTCGTCGAGGAACACCTCGCCGACGGTCAGCGGATCGCCGCCTTCGTTCTCGATGCCTGGCAGGAGGGGCGATGGACGAGCGTGGTCCAGGGGCGCACCGTCGGGCACAAGCGCATCCTGCCCTTCAGCGACATCACGGCCGAAAAAGTGCGGCTGCGGATTCTGGAATCGCGCGACGCCCCGGCGCTGCGGTTTGTGGGATTGTACAAGGCCCTGCCCTACCGCCAGGGCAAGCGCACCTATACCAACGCCGATTATCGCCCGGCGCTGCCCGATCGGCCCGGCCTGCAGCGCGGCCTGGCGTGGTCGTTCTACGAAGACGCCAACAACGGCTTTCTGCCCTACCAGGAGATGTTCAGCAATCTGCCCGCGCCGAACGTTGCGCCCGTGGCGACGGGCTTTGCCGCCGAAGCGATCCAGGCCTTCAGCTCCGTCGCGGCTGATCGAGATCGAACGCAGCATTTCGCCATGCGGCTCGACGGATACTTCAATGCCCCGGCCCGGGCGGTCTATACCTTCAAGGCCGCCGCCACCAGCGGCTGCCGACTCTACATCGACCGTCAGCCCGCGATCGAAAACGACGCCTCGGCCGGCGCCGCCGCGACGGCGGACGTTCCTCTCCAAGCCGGACTGCACGCCCTGACGGTGCTGGCGTATTTCGGTTCGGCCGGCAAGGCCGCGCTGAGCCTGGAGGTCGAGTGGCCCGGCAACGCCGGCGGCGACGGATTCGGCTGGTCGTCGCAGCAGCGATTGCTGCCGCTGCTCTGCGGGGACGGGGAACAGGGACGGGGAGTGCTGGATTAA
- a CDS encoding uroporphyrinogen decarboxylase family protein, which produces MNPKRSLCGPEKMSSKQRVRRTLACQEADRVPINYSGNGDINRRMMEYLGLESHDWEGFNRALGVDFRGVGAPYTGPRLHEDQLPMHVDPCWGWRTRWVEHEFGGYWDYCQWPLTDAGVDEIARWPMPDPDRFDYSVVAPACRANKDYAVHIGHPGLACIINTAGFLRTMGQVFVDLITDDEAGLLLIDRMLDVHYETARRTLEAAEGGVDFMWMGEDLGTQIGPIISMDLFRRHIKPRHQRFIDLAKQYGLPVMIHTCGSSSWAYEEYISMGMNAVDTLQPEAANMSPDYLKRTFGGRLAFHGCISTAGPVATAGVEETIAYCRDTLATMMPGGGYCFSPTHSLQDNSPTENVVAMYETAHKYGRY; this is translated from the coding sequence ATGAATCCCAAACGCTCACTCTGCGGGCCCGAGAAGATGTCTTCCAAGCAGCGCGTTCGGCGAACGCTGGCATGCCAGGAAGCCGACCGTGTGCCCATCAACTACAGCGGCAACGGCGATATCAACCGCCGCATGATGGAATACCTCGGCCTTGAAAGCCACGACTGGGAAGGCTTCAACCGCGCCCTGGGCGTGGACTTCCGCGGCGTCGGCGCTCCGTACACCGGCCCGCGCCTGCACGAAGATCAGCTGCCCATGCACGTCGACCCGTGCTGGGGCTGGCGCACGCGCTGGGTCGAGCATGAGTTCGGCGGGTACTGGGACTACTGCCAGTGGCCGCTCACCGACGCCGGCGTCGACGAGATCGCCCGCTGGCCGATGCCCGACCCGGACCGGTTCGACTACAGCGTCGTCGCCCCCGCCTGCCGGGCCAACAAGGACTACGCCGTGCATATCGGCCACCCCGGCCTGGCGTGCATCATCAACACTGCCGGCTTCCTTCGCACGATGGGGCAGGTCTTTGTCGACCTGATCACCGACGACGAAGCCGGGCTGCTGCTGATCGATCGCATGCTCGACGTACACTACGAAACCGCCCGCCGCACGCTCGAGGCCGCCGAGGGGGGCGTCGATTTCATGTGGATGGGCGAGGACCTCGGCACGCAGATCGGGCCCATCATCAGCATGGACCTCTTCCGCCGCCACATCAAGCCGCGCCACCAGCGGTTCATCGACCTGGCCAAACAGTACGGCCTGCCCGTGATGATCCACACCTGCGGCTCGAGCAGTTGGGCGTACGAGGAGTACATCTCGATGGGCATGAACGCCGTCGACACGCTGCAGCCCGAGGCCGCCAACATGTCCCCGGACTACCTCAAGCGCACCTTCGGCGGCCGCCTGGCGTTCCACGGCTGCATCTCGACCGCCGGCCCCGTCGCCACCGCCGGCGTGGAAGAGACGATCGCCTACTGCCGCGACACGCTGGCAACAATGATGCCCGGCGGCGGCTACTGCTTCTCCCCGACGCACTCCCTGCAAGACAACTCCCCCACCGAAAACGTGGTAGCGATGTACGAAACCGCCCACAAGTACGGCCGCTATTGA
- a CDS encoding PqqD family peptide modification chaperone, producing the protein MPIQRPTFSESWYRVTSLTPRLRGTVQVSRQFFRGQMWHVLQDPSSNQFFRLNEPAYMLVGLLDGKRTVEQAWKICNDKLADEAPTQGEVISLLGQLYTSNLLAAQVPPDARGLFNRHHQRVSREMRGRLSNLLFVRIPLLDPNNFLDRWAGALGGLFGPVGAVILLALVGAAAYLLAGRGDELLSRGAGVLETANLPLLYVSFIFIKLFHEFGHAFACKKFGLAGGGGGEVHAMGVMMLIFTPMPYVDASSAWALRSKFQRVIVGAAGMLVELGVAAVAAIVWAMTFSPTPTPLNAIAYNVMFIAGVSTLLFNLNPLLRYDGYYILSDLLEIPNLAGRSKQYLYYLVKRYLWSVPKADNPAHSAGEKAWFLFYGPASTVYRVVVCVGILAFIADKLFFVGAILAVAAAGAWVAAPLGKFVYYLATSPELARVRGRAVAGVLLAAALLAGGLGLVRAGDTTRVEGVTEPRQMQVIYPAAEGVLQRIVATPGQNVTRGQVLAVLANPELEAQFKAHQHNRSALETQRAIARTENAAEVQVLDAMIEAMDKKIADLKGQLDSLTIKAPIDGLWVSPDLDRYEGAFLSRDRQIGVVADMDHLLIRAVAKQDVAAVLMNELARDPGLNVEVRLQGRPDVTVGGRPLGGRIEAIFKAAQENLPSAALGYAAGGSVQTKTDDRQGMTAAQAFFELRIVPDAAGDAQALRLLPRQRVVARIDLPAKPLAVQWWHELTQVVQKRFRI; encoded by the coding sequence ATGCCGATACAACGTCCGACATTCAGCGAGTCGTGGTACCGCGTGACGTCCCTGACGCCGCGCCTGCGGGGCACGGTGCAGGTCAGCCGCCAGTTCTTCCGCGGGCAGATGTGGCACGTGCTGCAGGACCCCTCGAGCAATCAGTTCTTCCGCCTCAACGAACCGGCGTACATGCTGGTGGGGCTGCTCGATGGCAAACGCACCGTCGAGCAGGCCTGGAAAATCTGCAACGACAAACTCGCCGACGAGGCCCCCACGCAGGGCGAAGTCATCTCGCTGCTGGGCCAGCTCTACACCAGCAACCTGCTGGCCGCCCAGGTGCCCCCCGACGCGCGGGGCCTGTTCAATCGCCACCACCAGCGCGTCAGCCGCGAGATGCGCGGACGCCTGTCGAACCTGCTGTTCGTGCGAATCCCGCTGCTGGACCCCAACAACTTCCTCGATCGCTGGGCCGGCGCCCTGGGCGGGCTGTTTGGTCCCGTCGGCGCGGTGATCCTGCTGGCGCTGGTGGGCGCGGCCGCCTACCTGCTGGCCGGGCGCGGCGACGAGCTGCTCTCGCGCGGCGCCGGCGTGCTCGAAACCGCCAACCTGCCGCTGCTGTACGTCAGCTTCATCTTCATCAAGCTCTTCCACGAGTTCGGCCACGCCTTTGCCTGCAAGAAGTTCGGTCTCGCCGGCGGGGGCGGCGGCGAGGTGCATGCGATGGGCGTGATGATGCTGATCTTCACGCCCATGCCCTACGTCGACGCCTCGAGCGCCTGGGCCCTGCGCAGCAAGTTCCAGCGCGTGATCGTCGGGGCCGCCGGAATGCTCGTCGAGCTGGGCGTTGCCGCCGTCGCCGCGATCGTCTGGGCGATGACCTTCAGCCCCACGCCCACGCCGCTCAACGCCATCGCCTACAACGTGATGTTCATCGCGGGCGTCTCGACGCTGCTGTTCAACCTCAACCCGCTGCTGCGGTACGACGGCTATTACATCCTCTCGGACCTGCTGGAGATTCCCAACCTCGCCGGCCGCTCCAAGCAGTACCTCTACTACCTGGTCAAGCGGTACCTCTGGTCGGTCCCGAAGGCGGATAACCCGGCACACTCGGCCGGCGAGAAGGCGTGGTTCCTCTTCTACGGACCGGCCTCGACGGTCTACCGCGTGGTCGTCTGCGTGGGAATCCTGGCGTTCATCGCCGACAAGCTGTTCTTCGTCGGGGCGATTCTGGCCGTGGCGGCCGCCGGGGCGTGGGTCGCGGCGCCGCTGGGCAAGTTCGTGTACTACCTGGCGACGAGCCCCGAGCTGGCCCGCGTTCGCGGCCGTGCGGTGGCTGGCGTGCTGCTCGCTGCGGCGCTGTTGGCGGGGGGCCTGGGCCTGGTGCGCGCCGGCGACACGACGCGCGTCGAGGGCGTCACAGAGCCGCGCCAGATGCAGGTGATCTATCCTGCTGCCGAGGGCGTGCTGCAGCGCATCGTCGCAACGCCGGGGCAAAATGTCACACGCGGGCAGGTGCTGGCGGTGCTGGCCAATCCGGAGCTCGAGGCCCAGTTTAAGGCCCACCAGCACAACCGCAGCGCGCTGGAGACCCAGCGGGCCATCGCCCGCACGGAAAACGCCGCCGAGGTGCAGGTGCTCGACGCGATGATCGAGGCGATGGACAAGAAGATCGCCGACCTCAAGGGGCAACTGGACTCGCTGACGATCAAAGCGCCCATCGACGGCCTGTGGGTCTCGCCGGACCTGGACCGCTACGAGGGCGCCTTCCTCAGCCGCGACCGCCAGATCGGGGTCGTGGCCGACATGGACCACCTGCTGATCCGGGCTGTCGCAAAGCAGGACGTCGCCGCCGTGCTGATGAACGAACTGGCCCGCGACCCGGGGCTCAACGTCGAAGTACGCCTCCAGGGTCGGCCGGACGTGACCGTCGGCGGACGGCCGCTCGGCGGGCGCATCGAGGCGATCTTCAAGGCCGCACAGGAGAACCTGCCCTCGGCCGCCCTGGGATACGCCGCCGGCGGGTCGGTGCAGACCAAGACGGACGACCGCCAGGGAATGACCGCGGCGCAGGCGTTCTTCGAACTGCGTATCGTGCCGGACGCGGCGGGCGACGCGCAGGCCCTGCGACTGCTGCCCCGCCAGCGCGTCGTGGCGAGAATCGACCTGCCCGCCAAACCCCTGGCCGTCCAGTGGTGGCACGAATTGACGCAGGTGGTGCAGAAACGATTCCGTATTTAG
- a CDS encoding HlyD family efflux transporter periplasmic adaptor subunit, protein MTTSQTQSSSGSAELSGALDLVERLRRFNGPAQQFLLELLTVQCRLSAASAGAILRRNDAGTVEVAAVYPPPPPEAPAPAWLATAAQLAPQTLAKGRTSLHALHQGSELYGQNAAQHLLVMSVSTDNCSPATAAFLIESSDSRVLAAARQRLELSASLLSLYEMRLAQQRREGDFARLRAAMEVLSAVNAHERFAATAMALCNELAARWQCHRVSVGFLKGRYVILTATSHTEKFSRKMKLVQDIEAAAEECIDQDVEVLYPAPEGASYVSRACGELARRQGPSSVLALPLRRAGRPEAVLVLERDFEKPFVLDEAETLRLVLDLSSARLIALRETDRWAGARIASSAYRGLGGVLGPKHTWAKLAAAGVLAAVLCLIFVQGDYQAQASFMTEAAQRRVITAPFDGYLEKTFVEPDSRVEAGAVLAQLETRDLQAQLRRAVTESAKFTKQADVAMAEGKTAEAQIARENAAAAGVEAELLGDQIKRARIVSPVAGLVLVGDLKKRIGVPVSRRDVLFEVAPVDDLYADLSVSEDQITPVRVGQSGELASESYPQQRIAFTVERITPLAEVSEQDNVFKVRVRLHSTPPWLRPGMTGVAKIDLDKKPLGWLWSRRLVNWVRMKLWL, encoded by the coding sequence ATGACAACCAGCCAAACGCAATCGTCCAGCGGCAGCGCCGAATTGTCGGGCGCGCTCGATCTCGTCGAGCGCCTGCGCCGCTTTAACGGTCCGGCCCAGCAGTTCCTTCTGGAACTGCTGACCGTTCAGTGCCGCCTCAGCGCCGCTTCGGCCGGGGCGATCCTTCGCCGCAACGACGCGGGAACCGTCGAGGTGGCGGCTGTATATCCGCCTCCGCCGCCAGAGGCCCCCGCGCCGGCGTGGTTGGCCACCGCGGCCCAACTGGCCCCGCAGACCCTCGCCAAGGGGCGCACCTCGCTTCACGCCCTGCATCAGGGCAGCGAACTCTACGGACAGAATGCCGCCCAGCACCTGCTGGTCATGTCCGTCTCGACGGACAACTGCTCCCCCGCAACTGCGGCGTTTCTGATCGAAAGCTCCGACTCGCGCGTGCTCGCCGCGGCGCGCCAGCGGCTGGAGCTGTCAGCCAGTCTGCTGAGCCTCTACGAGATGCGCCTGGCGCAGCAGCGGCGCGAGGGCGACTTCGCCCGCCTGCGCGCGGCGATGGAAGTGCTCTCTGCCGTCAATGCCCATGAACGATTCGCCGCCACGGCCATGGCGCTGTGCAACGAACTGGCCGCGCGATGGCAGTGCCACCGCGTGTCGGTCGGATTCCTCAAGGGGCGTTATGTCATCCTGACCGCCACCAGCCACACCGAGAAGTTCAGCCGCAAGATGAAGCTCGTGCAAGATATCGAGGCGGCCGCCGAGGAGTGCATCGACCAGGACGTGGAGGTGCTCTACCCCGCGCCGGAGGGTGCCAGCTACGTCAGCCGCGCCTGCGGAGAGCTGGCCCGCCGCCAGGGTCCCAGCTCGGTGCTGGCGCTGCCGCTGAGGCGGGCGGGGCGGCCCGAAGCCGTGCTCGTGCTCGAGCGCGACTTTGAGAAGCCCTTCGTTCTGGACGAGGCCGAGACCCTCCGCCTGGTGCTGGACCTGTCTTCGGCGCGGTTGATCGCTCTGCGCGAGACTGACCGCTGGGCGGGGGCGCGTATCGCCTCCAGCGCGTATCGCGGGCTGGGCGGGGTGCTGGGTCCCAAGCACACCTGGGCCAAGCTCGCTGCCGCGGGCGTCCTGGCGGCCGTGCTGTGCCTGATCTTTGTCCAGGGCGACTACCAGGCCCAGGCGTCGTTCATGACCGAGGCCGCCCAACGCCGGGTCATCACCGCGCCTTTCGACGGCTACCTGGAGAAGACGTTCGTCGAACCCGACAGCCGCGTCGAGGCCGGCGCGGTGCTGGCCCAGCTCGAGACGCGCGACCTGCAGGCCCAGCTCCGCCGGGCGGTCACCGAAAGCGCCAAGTTCACCAAGCAGGCCGACGTGGCGATGGCTGAGGGCAAGACCGCCGAGGCGCAGATCGCACGCGAGAACGCCGCTGCCGCCGGCGTCGAGGCCGAGCTGCTGGGCGACCAGATCAAGCGGGCCCGCATCGTCTCGCCGGTGGCGGGGCTGGTGCTGGTAGGGGACCTGAAGAAACGCATCGGCGTTCCGGTCTCGCGGCGCGACGTGCTGTTCGAGGTGGCGCCGGTCGACGACCTGTACGCCGACCTGTCAGTCAGCGAAGACCAGATCACCCCCGTCCGCGTCGGGCAGAGCGGCGAACTGGCCAGCGAGTCGTACCCGCAGCAGCGCATCGCCTTCACGGTCGAACGCATCACGCCGCTGGCGGAGGTGTCCGAGCAGGACAACGTCTTCAAGGTGCGCGTCAGGCTCCACTCCACGCCGCCCTGGCTGAGACCGGGAATGACCGGCGTGGCGAAGATCGACCTGGACAAGAAACCCCTGGGGTGGCTCTGGTCGCGCCGCCTGGTGAACTGGGTCCGCATGAAGCTGTGGTTGTAG
- a CDS encoding efflux RND transporter periplasmic adaptor subunit yields MTLHKLALTLIALCTASASAALAQEGGIKALTRPRDNVTLAFVVPGRIAEIPVKAGQPVRKGQLLARLDDSAERLKTAQLKAAAEDQTRVKAAEAQLAQKRVDLERTEGLFKKQVASKYEYEHARLEVTIGELSLALARHEQELNVLKHQEAQAQLERMAIVSPVDGQVEDVIGQVGQSVDLQAKIMTLVVIDPLWADAPVPVEQAAAIKLGDAAKVDFGAGRVIEAKVVYVAAMADAASQTRTIRVEIPNAQSRGGGDHVTVRFTMSTAAASATTRPSAAIDPDKTD; encoded by the coding sequence TTGACTCTGCACAAACTCGCTCTGACGCTCATCGCATTGTGTACAGCCTCCGCCTCCGCCGCCCTGGCGCAGGAGGGGGGCATCAAGGCCCTGACGCGCCCGCGGGATAACGTCACGCTGGCGTTCGTCGTGCCGGGACGAATCGCCGAGATCCCCGTCAAGGCCGGCCAGCCCGTCCGCAAGGGCCAACTGCTGGCGCGGCTGGACGATTCGGCCGAGCGGCTCAAGACCGCCCAGCTCAAGGCCGCCGCGGAGGATCAGACCCGCGTCAAGGCCGCCGAGGCACAACTCGCTCAGAAGCGCGTGGACCTGGAGCGCACGGAAGGGCTGTTCAAGAAGCAGGTCGCCAGCAAGTACGAATACGAGCACGCGCGGCTTGAGGTCACCATCGGCGAGTTGTCGCTGGCGCTGGCCCGCCACGAGCAGGAGCTGAACGTCCTGAAGCACCAGGAAGCCCAGGCCCAGCTCGAGCGCATGGCGATCGTCAGCCCCGTCGACGGGCAGGTCGAGGACGTGATCGGACAGGTCGGACAATCGGTGGACCTTCAGGCCAAAATCATGACGCTGGTGGTGATCGACCCGCTCTGGGCCGACGCGCCGGTTCCGGTGGAGCAGGCCGCGGCGATCAAGCTTGGCGACGCGGCCAAAGTCGACTTCGGCGCCGGGCGCGTCATCGAGGCCAAAGTGGTCTATGTGGCGGCGATGGCCGACGCGGCCAGCCAGACCCGCACCATCCGCGTGGAAATTCCCAATGCCCAGTCCCGCGGCGGCGGCGACCACGTCACGGTGAGATTTACCATGTCGACCGCGGCCGCCTCGGCAACCACGCGCCCATCCGCGGCGATCGACCCGGACAAGACCGACTGA
- a CDS encoding DUF3467 domain-containing protein, whose translation MKLNKEKPMADRNESKAPQDQDPAQNKNVSVRVDERTMATVYANVVLSHASEEEVMLDFGVKGVAPPQDPKQPEVILQITNRVVLNYFSAKRLAMALSQLIRRYEDQFGEIELDASKRKRS comes from the coding sequence TTGAAGCTGAACAAGGAGAAGCCCATGGCCGACCGGAACGAGTCGAAGGCGCCCCAGGACCAGGACCCCGCCCAGAACAAGAACGTCTCCGTGCGCGTGGACGAGCGCACGATGGCCACGGTGTACGCCAACGTCGTCCTCAGCCACGCCTCGGAAGAGGAAGTGATGCTGGACTTCGGCGTCAAGGGGGTGGCCCCGCCCCAGGACCCCAAGCAGCCCGAGGTCATCCTGCAGATCACCAATCGCGTGGTGCTGAACTACTTCAGCGCCAAACGCCTGGCGATGGCCCTGTCGCAACTCATCCGCCGATACGAAGACCAGTTCGGCGAGATCGAACTCGACGCGAGCAAGAGAAAGAGATCTTAG